From Micromonospora rhizosphaerae, the proteins below share one genomic window:
- a CDS encoding ABC transporter permease, translating into MTTTTPPTTAAQQFALRRHSPVQRLQHLLHAHPAISPFLVLVGSFVVFATLNPRFASPNSLSLVLQQVAVIGALAVGQTLIILTAGIDLSVGAIVILAMMLSAKLAEEQGLPGVLAIVLAIAVGAAAGALNGALVTRLKLPPFIVTLGTLSVFTAIGLLYSSGQSVQATDLPAVLSWTGESFPVGRFRITAGVVAVVILYLVVGFALAKTAWGRHVYAVGDDKEAARLAGIRVDRVLLSVYVVAGAIYGITAWILIGRAGAASPNAITDANLESITAVVIGGTSLFGGRGAVLGTLLGALIVGFFRSGLSLAGVDDQYRVLAVGVLVILAVAVDQWIRKVRS; encoded by the coding sequence GTGACCACCACGACCCCACCGACCACCGCAGCGCAGCAGTTCGCCCTGCGCCGGCACTCGCCAGTGCAGCGCCTCCAGCATCTGCTGCACGCGCACCCCGCGATCAGCCCGTTCCTCGTGCTGGTCGGATCGTTCGTCGTCTTCGCCACCCTCAACCCGCGCTTCGCCTCGCCGAACTCGCTGTCGCTCGTCCTGCAGCAGGTGGCCGTCATCGGAGCGCTCGCGGTCGGGCAGACACTGATCATCCTGACCGCGGGCATCGACCTGTCGGTCGGCGCCATCGTGATCCTGGCCATGATGCTCTCGGCCAAGCTGGCCGAGGAGCAGGGACTGCCGGGCGTCCTCGCCATCGTCCTGGCCATCGCGGTCGGCGCCGCCGCGGGAGCGCTCAACGGGGCGCTGGTGACGCGGCTGAAGCTGCCGCCATTCATCGTCACCCTCGGTACGCTCAGCGTCTTCACCGCGATCGGGCTGCTCTACTCGAGCGGACAGAGCGTCCAGGCCACCGACCTTCCGGCGGTGCTCAGCTGGACCGGCGAATCCTTCCCGGTGGGCCGGTTCCGGATCACCGCCGGCGTCGTCGCGGTCGTCATCCTCTACCTCGTGGTGGGCTTCGCCCTGGCCAAGACCGCCTGGGGTCGACACGTCTACGCGGTGGGTGACGACAAGGAGGCCGCCCGCCTCGCCGGCATCCGGGTCGACCGGGTGCTCCTGAGCGTGTACGTCGTCGCCGGCGCCATCTACGGCATCACCGCCTGGATCCTGATCGGACGCGCCGGCGCGGCCAGCCCGAACGCCATCACCGACGCCAACCTGGAGAGCATCACCGCCGTGGTCATCGGCGGCACCAGTCTCTTCGGTGGCCGCGGGGCGGTGCTCGGCACCCTGCTCGGCGCGCTGATCGTCGGTTTCTTCCGCAGCGGCCTCTCCCTCGCCGGGGTCGACGACCAGTACCGCGTACTCGCCGTCGGCGTGCTGGTGATCCTCGCCGTGGCCGTGGACCAGTGGATCAGGAAGGTGAGGTCATGA
- a CDS encoding substrate-binding domain-containing protein, whose protein sequence is MIQRNGRRRAALLIAATAVSSMVVSGCGDSSGGGSGDGGKSIAVSLITKNSTNPFFVAMQNGAKKAAEAEGVKLTVAAGKEDGDEAGQVQAIENAIARGDDGILITPTGPGVNPAIKKARDAGLYVIALDTPPDPADTVDITFATDNFKAGELIGKWTAAQLAGKPATIALLDLFNDKIVSVDYNRDQGFLTGMGIDTADKKKNGDEAKTGSYSGGTYTIACNEPTNGAEDGGRTAMENCLTKNPDINVVYTINEPAAVGAHKALQAAGKTQGVLIVSVDGGCDGVRQVKDGVIGATSQQYPLKMAELGVQAIKKIANDGEKPKVSDGLDFFDTGVALVTDKTATGVESITSTEGTQRCWG, encoded by the coding sequence ATGATCCAGCGCAATGGCCGCCGCCGCGCCGCCTTACTGATCGCCGCCACGGCGGTGAGCAGCATGGTCGTCAGCGGGTGCGGTGACAGCTCGGGCGGCGGCTCCGGAGACGGTGGCAAGAGCATCGCCGTCTCGCTGATCACCAAGAACTCCACGAACCCGTTCTTCGTCGCCATGCAGAACGGCGCGAAGAAGGCCGCCGAGGCCGAGGGCGTGAAGCTCACCGTGGCCGCCGGCAAGGAGGACGGCGACGAGGCCGGGCAGGTGCAGGCGATCGAGAATGCGATCGCCCGCGGCGACGACGGAATCCTCATCACCCCGACCGGCCCCGGCGTCAACCCGGCGATCAAGAAGGCGCGGGACGCCGGCCTCTACGTCATCGCGCTGGACACCCCGCCCGACCCGGCGGACACCGTGGACATCACGTTCGCCACCGACAACTTCAAGGCCGGTGAGCTGATCGGCAAGTGGACGGCCGCGCAGCTCGCGGGCAAGCCCGCGACCATCGCCCTGCTGGACCTGTTCAACGACAAGATCGTCTCCGTCGACTACAACCGGGACCAGGGCTTCCTGACCGGCATGGGCATCGACACCGCCGACAAGAAGAAGAACGGCGACGAGGCGAAGACGGGCAGCTACTCGGGCGGCACCTACACGATCGCCTGCAACGAACCGACCAACGGCGCCGAGGACGGCGGCCGGACGGCGATGGAGAACTGCCTCACCAAGAACCCCGACATCAACGTGGTCTACACCATCAACGAGCCGGCCGCGGTCGGCGCGCACAAGGCGCTGCAGGCCGCGGGCAAGACCCAGGGCGTGCTGATCGTCTCCGTCGACGGTGGCTGCGACGGCGTACGGCAGGTCAAGGACGGCGTCATCGGCGCCACCTCGCAGCAGTACCCGCTGAAGATGGCCGAGCTGGGCGTGCAGGCGATCAAGAAGATCGCGAACGACGGGGAGAAGCCGAAGGTCTCCGACGGCCTCGACTTCTTCGACACCGGCGTCGCCCTGGTCACCGACAAGACCGCCACCGGGGTCGAGAGCATCACCAGCACCGAGGGCACCCAGCGCTGCTGGGGCTGA
- a CDS encoding LacI family DNA-binding transcriptional regulator, producing the protein MHAAVSATSPSGRTRPTLRDVALLAGVSPKTVSRVVNGEAGVSAPKTAAVQRAIAQLDYRPNFTASSLRRANGRSAAIAAVLEDLANPFSAVLHRALEDAARERGVLIFAGSVDEDPDRERDLVRAFRARQADALVVVPASDDQSYLGREVNDGTPVVFVDRPPVGLSVDAVLADNHHGAAMAVHHLVAHGHRDIAYLGDLRTITTARQRFQGFKEALSDHGIRPATIVHDLHTERDSEAAVRGLLLADPAPTALFTSQNIVTIGAIRALQQLGRQHEVALVGFDDFPLADLLSPAVTVIAQDPSEMGRTAASLIFRRLDGEQWHPTSHLVATRLIVRGSGEIRGPHSR; encoded by the coding sequence ATGCATGCCGCCGTCTCCGCTACGTCGCCAAGCGGCAGGACCCGACCCACGCTCCGGGACGTCGCTCTGCTCGCGGGTGTGAGCCCGAAGACCGTCTCGCGGGTGGTCAACGGGGAGGCGGGGGTCTCCGCACCGAAGACCGCCGCGGTGCAGCGGGCGATCGCGCAACTGGACTACCGGCCGAACTTCACCGCGAGCAGCCTCCGGCGCGCCAACGGCCGGAGCGCGGCGATCGCGGCGGTCCTGGAGGATCTGGCCAACCCGTTCTCCGCGGTCCTGCACCGCGCGTTGGAGGACGCCGCCCGGGAGCGCGGCGTGCTGATCTTCGCGGGCAGCGTGGACGAGGATCCCGACCGCGAACGCGACCTGGTGCGCGCCTTCCGCGCCCGGCAGGCCGACGCCCTGGTCGTGGTGCCGGCCAGCGACGACCAGAGCTACCTCGGGCGCGAGGTCAACGACGGGACGCCGGTGGTGTTCGTGGACCGGCCGCCGGTCGGCCTGTCGGTCGACGCCGTGCTCGCGGACAACCACCACGGCGCCGCCATGGCCGTCCACCATCTCGTCGCGCACGGGCACCGCGACATCGCGTACCTGGGCGACCTGCGGACGATCACGACCGCCCGGCAGCGGTTCCAGGGCTTCAAGGAGGCGCTGAGCGACCACGGCATCCGGCCGGCCACCATCGTCCACGACCTGCACACCGAGCGGGACTCCGAGGCAGCGGTCCGCGGGCTGCTGCTCGCCGACCCCGCCCCCACCGCGCTTTTCACCTCGCAGAACATCGTCACCATCGGCGCCATCCGCGCCCTGCAGCAGCTCGGCCGCCAGCACGAGGTCGCCCTCGTCGGCTTCGACGACTTCCCGCTGGCGGACCTGTTGTCGCCGGCGGTCACGGTGATCGCGCAGGACCCGTCCGAGATGGGCCGAACCGCCGCCTCGCTCATCTTCCGGCGGCTCGACGGCGAACAGTGGCACCCCACCAGCCACCTGGTGGCGACCCGGCTGATCGTCCGCGGCTCGGGCGAGATCAGGGGGCCACACTCCCGCTGA
- a CDS encoding alpha-hydroxy acid oxidase, producing the protein MLPDAPAGPVAVDVAAWPASLAEFAGPARAALPPEVWDFINGGSGTETTLTANRAALDRVAVLPRVLTGVDRPRTDAPLLGRAQAMPVAVAPMAYQRLVHPDGEPALAAAAAAAGVPYVASTLSSTPIEEIAAAGDQVWFQLYWLRERGMVADLLDRVHAAGCTALMVTVDVPILGRRLRDVRNGFALPPHVTAANLPGGRNDLAHQGTPGVSAVSAGAVFAPALSWADLEWLRGRTPLPLLIKGILDPRDAVRAAEAGAAAVVVSNHGGRQLDGAPATVTVLPEVVAAVGERCEVLLDSGVRGGVDVLRALALGARGVLVGRPMLWALAAGGRAGAEAALALLAAELRDALTLTGCADPAAARQLRTLTGG; encoded by the coding sequence ATGCTGCCGGACGCCCCGGCCGGACCGGTTGCCGTGGACGTGGCCGCGTGGCCGGCGAGCCTGGCGGAGTTCGCCGGGCCGGCCCGGGCGGCGCTGCCGCCGGAGGTCTGGGACTTCATCAACGGCGGCAGCGGCACCGAGACCACGCTGACCGCCAACCGGGCCGCTCTGGACCGGGTCGCCGTGCTGCCCCGGGTGCTGACCGGCGTGGACCGTCCGCGTACCGATGCGCCGCTGCTCGGCCGGGCGCAGGCGATGCCGGTGGCGGTCGCGCCCATGGCGTACCAGCGGCTGGTCCACCCCGACGGCGAGCCGGCGCTGGCCGCGGCGGCCGCAGCGGCCGGAGTGCCCTACGTGGCCAGCACGCTGAGCAGCACCCCGATCGAGGAGATCGCCGCGGCCGGCGACCAGGTCTGGTTTCAGCTCTACTGGCTGCGCGAGCGGGGCATGGTCGCCGACCTGCTGGACCGGGTGCACGCGGCCGGCTGCACCGCGCTGATGGTCACCGTCGACGTACCCATCCTCGGCCGACGGCTGCGCGACGTGCGCAACGGCTTCGCGCTGCCGCCGCACGTCACCGCCGCGAACCTGCCGGGCGGGCGGAACGACCTGGCACACCAGGGCACGCCAGGGGTGTCCGCCGTGTCCGCCGGCGCGGTCTTCGCGCCCGCGCTGAGCTGGGCCGACCTTGAGTGGCTGCGCGGCCGTACGCCGTTGCCGCTGCTGATCAAGGGGATCCTCGACCCGCGCGACGCGGTGCGCGCGGCGGAGGCCGGGGCGGCCGCGGTGGTGGTTTCCAACCACGGCGGACGCCAGCTCGACGGCGCGCCGGCCACCGTCACCGTACTGCCCGAGGTGGTGGCCGCGGTGGGGGAGCGGTGCGAGGTGCTGCTGGACAGCGGCGTACGCGGCGGGGTCGACGTGCTGCGCGCGCTGGCGCTCGGCGCGAGGGGCGTGCTGGTCGGCCGGCCGATGCTCTGGGCCCTGGCCGCCGGCGGGCGGGCCGGTGCCGAGGCGGCGCTGGCGCTGCTCGCCGCCGAGCTGCGCGACGCGCTCACCCTGACCGGCTGCGCCGACCCGGCCGCGGCCCGACAGCTGCGCACCCTGACCGGAGGCTGA
- a CDS encoding dihydrofolate reductase family protein → MRKIIVWMSVSLDGFFEGPNHELDWQKVDDELHQHFNDELSRMSAFLDGRRTYELMAGFWPTADQDPGSSAPTREFAGIWRDMPKLVYSRTLERADWNSTIVREVVPEQVLALKAAPGSDMVIGGADLAATFRRLDLIDEYRIYLHPVVIGRGKPLFPSDTRLDLRLVESRAFGNGVVMLRYVDEPARAEAGRADG, encoded by the coding sequence ATGCGCAAGATCATCGTGTGGATGTCGGTGTCCCTCGACGGCTTCTTCGAGGGACCGAACCACGAACTCGACTGGCAAAAGGTCGACGACGAGCTGCACCAGCACTTCAACGACGAGCTGTCCCGGATGAGCGCCTTCCTGGACGGCCGCCGGACCTACGAGCTGATGGCCGGGTTCTGGCCGACCGCCGATCAGGATCCGGGCAGCAGCGCGCCGACGCGGGAGTTCGCCGGGATCTGGCGGGACATGCCGAAGCTCGTCTACTCCCGGACCCTGGAGCGGGCCGACTGGAACAGCACCATCGTGCGGGAGGTCGTACCCGAGCAGGTGCTGGCCCTCAAGGCAGCGCCGGGCAGCGACATGGTGATCGGCGGCGCGGACCTCGCCGCGACCTTCCGCCGCCTGGACCTGATCGACGAATACCGGATCTACCTCCACCCGGTGGTCATCGGGCGGGGCAAGCCGCTGTTTCCGTCCGACACCCGACTCGACCTACGGCTTGTGGAGAGCCGGGCGTTCGGCAACGGTGTGGTGATGCTGCGATACGTCGACGAGCCCGCGCGCGCAGAGGCCGGGCGGGCCGATGGCTGA
- a CDS encoding nucleotide pyrophosphohydrolase — translation MDIGELQARARQIADRYDRHHVDAGRRPWSTGELALGFVGDVGDLAKLVLAVDGRREIPDARDRRGHELADCLWSVLVLADRYDVDLVAEFGKMTDGIERHLG, via the coding sequence ATGGACATCGGTGAGCTTCAGGCCCGGGCGCGGCAGATCGCCGACCGGTACGACCGGCACCACGTCGACGCGGGTCGTAGGCCGTGGAGCACGGGCGAGCTGGCGCTCGGGTTCGTGGGCGATGTCGGTGACCTCGCCAAGCTGGTGCTGGCGGTCGACGGTCGGCGGGAGATCCCGGACGCCCGCGACCGGCGCGGCCACGAGCTCGCAGACTGCCTCTGGTCCGTCCTCGTCCTCGCCGACCGGTACGACGTCGACCTGGTCGCCGAGTTCGGGAAGATGACCGACGGGATCGAGCGGCACCTGGGGTGA
- a CDS encoding MmcQ/YjbR family DNA-binding protein, with translation MANWDDVRRIALALPETTEGGSHDGLPAWRVRDKPFAWERPLRRADLDALGDAAPDGPILGARVPDVGAKEALIADDPDVYFTTPHFDGYPAVLVRLDRIGVEELTELVTEAWYARAPKRLAAQFRADTGATA, from the coding sequence ATGGCCAACTGGGACGACGTACGACGGATCGCGCTCGCCCTGCCCGAGACCACCGAGGGCGGCTCCCATGACGGACTGCCCGCCTGGCGGGTCCGGGACAAGCCCTTCGCCTGGGAACGGCCGCTGCGCCGCGCCGACCTGGACGCCCTCGGCGATGCCGCGCCGGACGGCCCGATCCTCGGCGCGCGGGTGCCCGACGTGGGCGCCAAGGAGGCGCTGATCGCCGACGACCCCGACGTCTACTTCACCACCCCGCACTTCGACGGGTACCCGGCGGTGCTGGTCCGGCTGGACCGGATCGGTGTGGAGGAGCTGACCGAGCTGGTGACCGAGGCCTGGTACGCCCGGGCGCCGAAGCGCCTCGCGGCCCAGTTCCGAGCGGACACCGGCGCGACGGCTTGA
- a CDS encoding S1 family peptidase, producing MRIRRTSRRAQLLAATVGLIAASAFTLPSAAAASPQGYSADQLSDVSDAVQQSGVEGIAWHVDAAADRVVVTADGTVSRAEIATLTQRAAGKAGALRVERAHGVFRPLVSAGDAIYGGGYRCSLGFNVVSGGTYYFLTAGHCGKVAKTWYTNSSHTTLIGPTMGYSFPGNDYALVRYDNASLSHPGGFTAANAFVGESVKRTGSTTGTHSGTVTALNVTVRYQGGGTVRGMIQTNVCAEPGDSGGPLYDGTKALGITSGGSGDCRSGGTTFYQPVTEAASVYGVTVY from the coding sequence GTGAGGATCAGACGCACTTCCCGCCGAGCCCAACTCCTAGCCGCAACTGTCGGACTGATCGCCGCCAGCGCATTCACCCTGCCCTCCGCGGCGGCGGCCTCCCCCCAGGGCTACAGCGCCGACCAGCTCTCCGACGTCAGCGACGCGGTGCAGCAGTCGGGCGTCGAGGGCATCGCCTGGCACGTCGACGCGGCAGCCGACCGCGTCGTGGTCACCGCCGACGGCACCGTCTCCCGCGCCGAGATCGCGACTCTCACGCAACGTGCCGCCGGCAAGGCCGGCGCCCTCCGGGTCGAACGGGCGCACGGCGTCTTCCGTCCGCTCGTCTCCGCCGGTGACGCCATCTACGGCGGTGGCTACCGCTGCTCCCTCGGCTTCAACGTCGTCAGCGGCGGCACCTACTACTTCCTCACCGCCGGCCACTGTGGGAAGGTCGCCAAGACCTGGTACACCAACTCCAGCCACACCACGCTCATCGGCCCGACCATGGGCTACAGCTTCCCGGGCAACGACTACGCGCTGGTCCGCTACGACAACGCGTCGCTGAGCCACCCCGGCGGCTTCACCGCTGCCAACGCCTTCGTCGGCGAGTCGGTCAAGCGGACCGGGTCGACCACCGGCACCCACAGCGGAACCGTCACCGCGCTCAACGTCACGGTCCGCTACCAGGGCGGCGGCACCGTACGCGGCATGATCCAGACCAATGTGTGCGCCGAACCCGGCGACTCCGGCGGCCCGCTCTACGACGGCACCAAGGCGCTCGGCATCACCTCCGGCGGCAGTGGCGACTGTCGCTCCGGTGGCACGACGTTCTACCAGCCCGTCACCGAAGCCGCGAGCGTGTACGGCGTCACCGTGTACTGA
- a CDS encoding dethiobiotin synthetase, producing MQVAVCGPADARQAELADARRVGELLAERGATVLCGGGGGVMAAVAAGARSRDGLVIGVRPDDGHDPGPADLSASVVTNMGQARNAILVWSADAVIAVGGSWGTLSEVALAMRRGGIPVVVLRGWRIHDATDVPVAGLRHVDTPEAAVRAALNPAVQS from the coding sequence ATGCAGGTAGCGGTGTGTGGACCGGCGGACGCCAGGCAGGCCGAGCTGGCGGACGCCCGCCGGGTGGGGGAGCTGCTGGCCGAGCGCGGGGCCACCGTCCTCTGCGGAGGCGGCGGCGGGGTGATGGCCGCGGTCGCCGCCGGCGCACGCTCCCGCGACGGCCTGGTGATCGGGGTACGCCCCGACGACGGCCACGACCCCGGTCCCGCCGACCTCTCCGCGTCCGTGGTGACCAACATGGGTCAGGCCCGCAACGCGATCCTGGTGTGGAGCGCCGACGCGGTGATCGCCGTCGGCGGCTCCTGGGGGACGCTCAGCGAGGTGGCTCTGGCCATGCGGCGGGGCGGCATCCCGGTGGTGGTGCTCCGCGGCTGGCGGATCCACGACGCGACCGACGTCCCGGTGGCCGGCCTGCGGCACGTGGACACCCCGGAGGCCGCCGTACGCGCGGCTCTCAACCCGGCGGTGCAGTCGTGA
- a CDS encoding helix-hairpin-helix domain-containing protein, with amino-acid sequence MPSTFGQWLIVILALLVGLVGGWVLRDRRAAASPAAPIVEGDPVAGVAELGVSETATVDQERPEAVVDDATASTDTEPARLEANGTADTTPAEADAKPADADSAAATTSEPAEVEPAHAEVQATEADEPTDGPTSVVADQEPAAAETSTETTTTVPAPLAAVADVSPPASDAPETASTPDGTAVAATGTAAANGTAATASEPAGEAADDFRRIQGIGPKMATALQAAGIRTYRQLAELDEAALRDTIRAAGLRAAPSLATWSQQAKVLVGATAEADKALPAAVGAGADA; translated from the coding sequence GTGCCGTCGACTTTCGGGCAATGGCTGATCGTGATCCTGGCCCTGCTGGTGGGCCTCGTCGGCGGGTGGGTGCTGCGCGACCGCCGCGCCGCCGCAAGCCCGGCAGCGCCCATCGTGGAGGGTGACCCCGTCGCGGGGGTCGCTGAGCTGGGCGTATCGGAGACGGCCACCGTCGACCAGGAGCGGCCGGAGGCCGTCGTGGACGACGCCACCGCGTCGACCGACACCGAGCCGGCGCGCCTCGAGGCGAACGGTACCGCCGACACCACCCCGGCCGAGGCCGACGCCAAGCCGGCCGACGCGGACTCCGCGGCGGCCACCACCAGCGAGCCCGCCGAGGTCGAGCCCGCGCACGCCGAGGTTCAGGCGACGGAGGCCGACGAGCCGACGGACGGCCCGACCAGCGTGGTCGCCGACCAGGAACCGGCCGCCGCGGAGACCTCGACGGAGACCACGACCACCGTCCCGGCTCCTCTGGCGGCCGTGGCGGACGTCAGCCCGCCGGCGAGCGACGCCCCGGAGACCGCCTCGACCCCGGACGGCACCGCCGTCGCCGCGACCGGGACCGCCGCCGCCAACGGGACGGCCGCCACCGCGTCCGAGCCCGCCGGGGAGGCCGCGGACGACTTCCGGCGGATCCAGGGCATCGGGCCGAAGATGGCCACCGCCCTTCAGGCCGCCGGCATCCGGACCTACCGCCAGCTCGCGGAGCTGGACGAGGCGGCCCTGCGGGACACCATCCGGGCCGCCGGCCTGCGCGCCGCCCCGAGCCTGGCCACCTGGTCGCAGCAGGCGAAGGTGCTGGTCGGCGCCACCGCCGAGGCTGACAAGGCGCTGCCGGCGGCGGTGGGAGCCGGCGCGGACGCCTGA
- a CDS encoding low temperature requirement protein A, producing the protein MPSATPEQPEEQRQPPVRDPESSRRATLLELFFDLVYVVALALISRGLVTDLSWERALQSLLILMAIWWTWAITTLVTDMYDPRRTEIRLLIAIVMFGALLMTTAIPEAFASRGLVFAGTYVAIHLGRGIFLMPTVRHDRQTQRRAARIFTWFGISAVPWLVGGVVHGAAREAWWALALAIDYVGFRLAYPVPGLGVVPETQRNITAEHLSERYQQFFIIALGDAILVTGMIYSRSSHSELGNIAAFSVAFISTLLLWRIYVHKSGQLLPHAISSAKQPSRFLFTAPYTHLLMVAGVVTSAAGFELVLHEPSGRTPPAWAALILGGPALFLVGRSAFEYEVFSRVSLSRPGGLLALLTIAPAVLFLPPLLAATGAMLVLAGVAAADYRRSRGRPPEEPSPPH; encoded by the coding sequence GTGCCATCCGCCACGCCGGAGCAGCCCGAAGAACAACGTCAGCCCCCGGTGCGCGACCCGGAGTCGTCCCGCCGGGCGACCCTGCTGGAGCTCTTCTTCGACCTGGTCTACGTGGTGGCGCTCGCTCTCATCTCCCGCGGGCTGGTCACCGACCTCAGCTGGGAACGCGCCCTGCAGTCCCTGCTCATCCTGATGGCGATCTGGTGGACCTGGGCCATCACCACCCTGGTCACCGACATGTACGACCCGCGGCGCACGGAGATCAGGCTGCTGATCGCCATTGTGATGTTCGGGGCGCTGCTGATGACCACCGCCATCCCGGAGGCCTTCGCCAGCCGGGGGCTGGTCTTCGCCGGCACGTACGTCGCGATCCATCTCGGTCGCGGCATCTTCCTCATGCCGACGGTCCGGCACGACCGGCAGACCCAGCGCCGGGCGGCCCGGATCTTCACCTGGTTCGGGATCTCCGCCGTGCCGTGGCTGGTGGGCGGCGTCGTACACGGGGCGGCCCGGGAGGCATGGTGGGCGCTGGCGCTGGCCATCGACTACGTCGGCTTCCGGCTGGCCTATCCGGTCCCGGGCCTCGGCGTGGTGCCCGAAACCCAGCGCAACATCACCGCCGAACACCTCTCCGAGCGCTACCAGCAGTTCTTCATCATCGCGCTGGGCGACGCCATCCTGGTGACCGGGATGATTTACAGCCGCAGCAGCCACTCCGAGTTGGGAAACATCGCCGCCTTCTCGGTCGCCTTCATCAGCACGCTGCTGCTCTGGCGGATCTACGTGCACAAGTCCGGTCAGCTGCTGCCGCACGCCATCTCCAGCGCGAAGCAGCCGAGCCGGTTCCTTTTCACCGCGCCGTACACCCACCTGCTGATGGTGGCCGGTGTGGTGACCAGCGCCGCCGGCTTCGAGCTGGTGCTGCACGAACCCTCCGGGCGGACCCCGCCGGCCTGGGCCGCGCTCATCCTGGGTGGGCCGGCGCTGTTCCTGGTGGGTCGGTCCGCCTTCGAGTACGAGGTGTTCAGCAGGGTCTCGCTGTCCCGCCCCGGCGGGCTGCTGGCGCTGCTCACCATCGCTCCCGCCGTACTCTTCCTGCCGCCCCTGCTCGCCGCGACCGGGGCAATGCTGGTGCTGGCCGGCGTGGCGGCCGCCGACTACCGGCGCAGCCGGGGCCGCCCGCCCGAGGAACCGTCCCCGCCGCACTGA
- a CDS encoding dipeptide ABC transporter ATP-binding protein, whose translation MSQTERTPSRPATDDLLQVSGLEKHFPITHGAVIRRAVGAVRAVDGIDFTVRSGETLGLVGESGCGKSTTGRLISRLLEPTGGKIVFEGRDITHLSTREMRPLRREVQMIFQDPYSSLNPRHTVGAIVGAPFRVQHIPTPQGTKRAVQELLELVGLNPEHYNRYPHEFSGGQRQRIGIARALALRPKLIVADEPVSALDVSIQAQVVNLLDDLQRELNLTYVLIAHDLSVVRHISDRVAVMYLGKIVEVGPRDALYAAPLHPYTLALLSAVPVPDPDRRDRAQRERILLTGDVPSPIDPPSGCRFRTRCWKAQELCAREVPPLRELAAGQLVACHFPVEEVERTPQGRVSAQRAAAEVPPVTTGPA comes from the coding sequence ATTAGCCAGACCGAGCGCACGCCCAGCCGCCCGGCGACCGACGACCTGCTCCAGGTGAGCGGGCTGGAGAAGCACTTCCCGATCACCCATGGGGCGGTGATCCGGCGCGCCGTGGGCGCGGTACGGGCCGTGGACGGCATCGACTTCACCGTCCGGTCGGGCGAGACGCTGGGTCTGGTCGGCGAGTCGGGATGCGGCAAATCGACCACCGGGCGCCTGATCAGCCGGCTGCTGGAGCCGACCGGCGGAAAGATCGTCTTCGAGGGCCGGGACATCACCCACCTCTCCACGCGGGAGATGCGACCGCTGCGCCGCGAGGTGCAGATGATCTTTCAGGACCCGTACTCGTCGCTCAACCCCCGGCACACCGTCGGCGCCATCGTCGGCGCGCCCTTCCGGGTGCAGCACATCCCCACCCCGCAGGGCACCAAGCGGGCCGTGCAGGAACTGCTGGAACTGGTCGGGCTCAACCCCGAGCACTACAACCGGTACCCGCACGAGTTCTCCGGCGGGCAGCGACAGCGCATCGGCATCGCCCGCGCGCTCGCCCTGCGGCCGAAGCTGATCGTGGCCGACGAGCCGGTCTCCGCACTGGATGTCTCCATCCAGGCGCAGGTGGTCAACCTCCTCGACGACCTGCAGCGGGAACTGAACCTGACGTACGTCCTCATCGCCCACGACCTGTCGGTGGTCCGGCACATCTCCGACCGCGTGGCGGTGATGTACCTTGGCAAGATCGTCGAAGTCGGACCCCGGGACGCCCTGTACGCCGCGCCGCTGCACCCGTACACCCTCGCCCTGCTCTCGGCGGTCCCGGTGCCGGACCCGGACCGGCGCGACCGCGCCCAGCGGGAACGGATCCTGCTGACCGGCGACGTGCCGAGCCCGATCGACCCGCCGTCGGGGTGCCGGTTCCGGACCCGCTGCTGGAAGGCGCAGGAGCTCTGCGCGCGGGAGGTGCCGCCGCTGCGCGAGCTGGCGGCCGGCCAGCTGGTCGCGTGCCACTTCCCGGTCGAGGAGGTCGAGCGCACCCCGCAGGGGCGGGTCAGTGCGCAGCGGGCGGCGGCGGAGGTCCCGCCGGTGACCACCGGCCCCGCCTGA